A genomic segment from Centroberyx gerrardi isolate f3 chromosome 22, fCenGer3.hap1.cur.20231027, whole genome shotgun sequence encodes:
- the ptchd3a gene encoding patched domain-containing protein 3 produces the protein MPVNTAGCRTDCVEKPFSIGFHKFGRLVGRHPWYFFLAPLFISTVLGSGFYFLEDREANDIEDQFTPTNGPAKLERQFVQENFPLNNSVFSNQRLYTDGVFASFIAVSTANNIFTNAALQEILTLDKKVRQINITAGHEQLTFDGLCARKYNKCIPNKIIDIVNRYGSKIEETELTFPFFRFGFSYIFLGYSVGGVNVSSTVIKSAKAIRLFYFLKEGNRSITDLWLNEFLRVFPSNLSLKYIKFTYSTSLSRQVEFEANTKDVIPLFSITYVIAIAFSILSCLRFDCVRSKVWVATFGVLSAGLAVLSSFGMMLHIGVPFVMTVANSPFLILGIGVDDMFILISCWQQTNVHDQVEDRLAHTYKEAAISITITTLTDVLAFYIGLMTPFRSVQSFCLYSSTAILFCYIYSITFFGAFLVLNGRRENSNKHWLTCKEVPHDCPVGRSKWYELCCVGGAYDRHSGAEEVQPMNHFFKKYYGPFLTRPWTKVCVILLYAVYLIVSVYGCFQIQEGIDRRNLAADDSYVVRYYDDEKAYFSEYGPNIMVIVRGEFPYWDEKNMSDLESCVEDFKNLSFIEKDIFTSWLKSYKYYGYHTNLNLSAENVFKTNLVSFLRFYSDFKQDVNFTNNSIHASRFFIQTVNISTAIDEMNMLNKLRDTAKRCPVPLLVYHPAFIYHDQYAVIMSNTIQNIAVTTAVMLFISLLLIPNPLCCLWVTFSIASVIVGVTGFMALWDVNLDTISMIILVVCIGFSVDFSAHISYAFVSNQKPSANEKAVEALFHLGYPIVQGAASTILGVVVLSASKNYIFRTFFKIMFLVIFFGLFHGITFIPVFLTFFDICSGSSSKDDSEEKRKPEDQAISKYQPKIGHDSVANEQEKQIYDNHTFLPDNLQICPAQTCTSVWTLTGSTNHTQSSQVCMASTIPMFRVDSQTYEVQMYTPSINTQLTGITKQSLDPSDQNSVAGHSQPLPHENNISAVNCSNFSSP, from the exons atgcCGGTGAATACGGCTGGATGCCGCACAGACTGTGTTGAGAAGCCTTTCTCCATTGGATTCCACAAGTTCGGCCGTTTGGTGGGAAGGCATCCTTGGTATTTTTTTCTTGCGCCTCTATTCATCTCGACTGTCCTTGGATCTGGGTTTTATTTTCTAGAGGATCGCGAGGCCAATGACATTGAAGACCAATTTACACCAACAAACGGACCCGCAAAGCTGGAGAGGCAGTTTGTGCAGGAGAACTTCCCATTGAACAACTCCGTTTTCTCCAACCAGAGGCTTTACACCGACGGTGTGTTTGCATCCTTCATCGCGGTCTCCACAGCCAACAACATCTTCACCAACGCTGCTCTTCAAGAGATACTAACTTTAGACAAAAAGGTCCGGCAAATCAACATCACCGCAGGTCATGAGCAGCTGACTTTTGACGGCCTCTGCGCCAGGAAGTATAATAAATGCATCCCGAACAAGATCATAGATATTGTGAATCGTTATGGCAGCAAAATTGAAGAGACTGAACTCACCTTTCCATTTTTTCGTTTTggattttcatatatttttcttGGATACTCTGTCGGTGGAGTCAATGTGAGCTCGACAGTCATCAAGAGTGCCAAAGCAATTAGACTCTTCTATTTTCTGAAGGAAGGTAACCGCTCCATAACAGACCTGTGGCTGAACGAATTCCTCAGAGTTTTCCCTTCTAATCTTTCCCTGAAATACATCAAG TTTACCTATTCTACATCGCTGTCCAGGCAGGTGGAGTTTGAGGCCAACACAAAGGATGTTATTCCCCTGTTTTCCATCACATATGTTATTGCCATAGCCTTTTCCATTCTGTCATGTTTGAG GTTTGACTGTGTGAGGAGTAAAGTATGGGTGGCCACCTTTGGTGTACTTTCTGCCGGACTGGCTGTGTTGTCGTCCTTTGGGATGATGCTGCACATCGGGGTGCCATTTGTTATGACTGTGGCTAACTCTCCATTCTTGATTCTGG GTATTGGAGTTGATGACATGTTCATACTGATATCGTGCTGGCAGCAGACAAACGTCCACGACCAAGTGGAGGACCGCCTAGCGCACACGTACAAAGAGGCAGCCAtctccatcaccatcaccactcTGACGGACGTGCTGGCTTTCTACATCGGGCTGATGACGCCGTTCCGCTCCGTCCAGTCCTTCTGCCTCTACTCCAGCACGGCCATCCTGTTCTGTTACATCTACAGCATCACCTTCTTCGGGGCCTTCCTGGTCCTGAACGGAAGGCGGGAAAACTCCAACAAGCACTGGCTGACCTGCAAGGAGGTTCCCCACGACTGTCCCGTCGGTCGCTCCAAGTGGTACGAGCTGTGCTGCGTGGGAGGAGCTTACGACCGCCATTCTGGAGCCGAGGAGGTACAGCCGATGAATCACTTCTTTAAGAAGTACTATGGCCCTTTCCTCACTAGGCCATGGACCAAGGTGTGTGTTATCCTGCTCTATGCGGTCTATCTGATCGTTAGTGTTTATGGATGCTTCCAGATCCAGGAAGGGATAGATCGTCGTAATTTGGCGGCGGATGATTCATATGTGGTGAGGTATTATGATGATGAAAAGGCGTATTTCTCTGAATATGGCCCAAATATTATGGTTATTGTAAGGGGTGAATTTCCATACTGGGATGAGAAGAACATGTCCGATCTTGAATCCTGTGTCGAGGACTTCAAAAATCTGTCCTTCATTGAGAAGGATATATTTACATCCTGGCTGAAATCGTACAAATACTACGGATACCACACAAACCTCAACTTGAGCGCTGAAAATGTTTTCAAGACGAATCTAGTCTCCTTCCTAAGATTCTACTCTGACTTCAAGCAAGACGTAAATTTCACCAATAATTCAATCCACGCGTCTCGATTCTTCATCCAGACGGTCAACATCTCCACGGCGATCGATGAAATGAACATGTTGAACAAACTTCGAGATACTGCGAAAAGATGCCCTGTACCCTTACTGGTCTATCATCCTGCGTTCATTTACCATGATCAGTATGCTGTGATAATGAGTAACACCATCCAGAACATTGCAGTCACCACTGCCGTTATGTTATTTATCTCTCTTCTACTGATTCCCAACCCGCTCTGCTGTCTGTGGGTGACTTTCTCGATCGCTTCAGTCATCGTGGGCGTCACTGGTTTCATGGCACTCTGGGATGTCAACCTAGACACCATATCCATGATCATTCTAGTGGTTTGTATTGGATTCTCCGTGGATTTCTCGGCGCACATTTCCTACGCCTTTGTTTCGAACCAAAAGCCGAGTGCGAATGAGAAGGCTGTGGAAGCTCTGTTCCATTTGGGCTATCCTATAGTTCAGGGGGCCGCGTCAACTATCCTGGGGGTGGTGGTGCTGTCTGCCTCCAAAAACTACATCTTCAGAACctttttcaaaatcatgttCCTGGTCATCTTCTTCGGTCTGTTCCACGGCATCACCTTCATCCCCGTCTTTCTCACCTTCTTTGACATTTGCAGCGGAAGCTCAAGCAAGGATGACtcggaagagaaaagaaagccaGAAGATCAAGCTATAAGTAAATACCAACCTAAGATCGGGCATGACAGTGTAGCCAATGAGCAGGAGAAACAGATCTACGATAATCACACGTTTCTGCCTGATAACCTTCAGATCTGCCCAGCGCAGACTTGCACATCAGTCTGGACGCTCACAGGCAGCACCAATCACACCCAGAGCAGTCAGGTGTGCATGGCTAGCACCATTCCCATGTTCAGGGTTGATAGTCAAACCTATGAAGTTCAGATGTACACACCCAGTATCAACACCCAATTAACAGGCATCACTAAACAAAGTCTGGATCCAAGTGATCAAAACAGTGTGGCGGGTCACAGCCAGCCACTGCCCCATGAGAATAATATTTCAGCTGTCAACTGCTCAAATTTTTCAAGTCCGTGA